Proteins encoded within one genomic window of Ostrinia nubilalis chromosome 5, ilOstNubi1.1, whole genome shotgun sequence:
- the LOC135071621 gene encoding COA8 family protein CG14806, mitochondrial: MILSRIPSACRPRSYVTILSNQITTAPDSKSIQTPNPKKITSDMVGPPDPVSNLRKIIFKEPPNETPLEKQYRELRTEVQSWNHKFWTQHNTRFFQEREEYLKNNLPEGKQNLTADEMSVFYKAFLDKNWKAHLSYNKEWYKKNITLLGLALQIKIRKLFRIKDSK; encoded by the exons ATGATTTTAAGTCGAATACCGTCGGCCTGCAGGCCTAGAAGTTATGTCACTATATTGTCAAACCAAATCACCACAGCGCCCGATTCAAAGTCGATACAAACTCCAAATCCAAAGAAGATTACCAGTGACATGGTAGGACCACCTGATCCTGTTTCAAACTTAcggaaaattatatttaaagagCCGCCCAATGAAACCCCACTAGAAAAGCAGTACAGGGAGCTACGAACTGAAGTGCAAAGTTGGAATCATAAGTTTTGGACGCAACACAACACTAGATTTTTCCAG GAAAGAGAAGAATATCTGAAAAACAATTTACCAGAAGGCAAACAGAATTTAACAGCTGATGAAATGAGCGTCTTCTACAAAGCTTTCCTGGACAAAAATTGGAAGGCACATTTGTCATATAATAAAGAAtggtacaaaaaaaatataaccttGTTAGGATTAgcattacaaattaaaattaggaaattatttagaataaaagattcaaagtaa
- the LOC135071616 gene encoding uncharacterized protein LOC135071616: MYIAFKWLTGLALAMWLAMCVIDVCVKKTKKNHKNGSRMESYEWTYQNITLQMEQESKIHVEKELYGQKYQPDTAALHYAMFFAGAIAVSVFNKKSEIISYTKNTIAKLDFNAAVNIAVNNLKKTAILLYIAIEKIFATLWVITIKTISKLKLVKRGLKTSVVEKHKKLNFILLKKLKEIAEERRKLGQLLIAAIHENKNIRMQYQLESMAKNRLVRHIEDTQKKIKENRSRYVSFQHLYLVTHQENIFLKARIRKLLKEKDDAEKDLMSVINQVYQSKNNDLKVYCSRFIVRPKDNLLNNDVSAEVQKFLQKSCLSGATTSSWQVPSQADSAKDDEKIPSASSRITEILQEENSLAPLVSDAPKLKGLPGECIWTVKDKDGIIEKLYEYDYESDFDNGDTIRRIREYSVYYDKDCLLDFSSSRTIITEPSSITLRTLYPTSERFLTGSEAFQKFLQNNKNIVPSRSPAPPFLCG; the protein is encoded by the exons atgtatattgCCTTTAAATGGCTGACAGGGTTGGCCTTGGCCATGTGGTTGGCCATGTGTGTTATTGATGTATGTGTAAAGAAAACTAAGAAAAATCATAAAAACG GTTCAAGAATGGAATCCTACGAATGGACTTATCAAAATATAACATTACAAATGGAACAAGAATCAAAAATACATGTAGAAAAAGAATTGTATGGGCAAAAGTACCAGCCAGATACGGCTGCCTTGCACTACGCGATGTTTTTCGCGGGAGCGATTGCAGTATCTGTATTCAACAAGAAAAGCGAAATTATATCGTACACCAAGAATACTATAGCAAAACTCGATTTCAATGCAGCTGTAAATATTGCTgtgaataatttgaaaaaaaccGCCATTTTACTTTACATTGccatagaaaaaatatttgccacTTTGTGGGTAATCACTATAAAAACTATCTCTAAATTAAAATTGGTTAAACGTGGACTTAAAACTAGTGTTGTAGAGAAACATAAGAagttaaactttattttacttaagaagTTGAAAGAAATCGCTGAAGAGCGAAGAAAGTTGGGCCAACTTTTGATTGCGGCCATtcatgaaaacaaaaatatccgAATGCAATATCAATTAGAAAGCATGGCAAAGAATAGGCTGGTGAGACATATAGAGGATacacagaaaaaaattaaagaaaacagGTCACGATACGTTAGTTTCCAACATTTGTATTTGGTCACCCatcaagaaaatatatttttaaaagctcGAATAAGAAAGCTATTGAAAGAAAAGGATGATGCAGAAAAGGATCTAATGTCAGTCATAAACCAGGTATATCAGTCAAAAAACAATGACCTGAAAGTATATTGTAGCCGTTTTATTGTACGGCCTAAAGATAACTTACTAAATAATGACGTAAGCGCTGAAGTGcaaaagtttttacaaaaatcgtgtttatCTGGAGCTACCACATCATCTTGGCAGGTTCCCAGTCAAGCGGACAGTGCCAAGGACGACGAAAAAATACCCTCTGCTAGTTCTCGAATAACAGAAATCTTACAAGAAGAAAATAGCTTAGCACCTCTGGTGTCCGATGCTCCAAAACTGAAAGGACTTCCAGGCGAATGTATATGGACTGTAAAAGACAAAGATGGCATTATCGAAAAACTGTACGAATACGATTATGAATCTGACTTTGACAATGGCGACACTATTCGAAGGATTCGAGAATATTCAGTTTACTACGACAAAGACTGCCTGTTAGATTTTTCgag TTCCAGAACAATCATCACAGAACCCAGCTCTATCACACTTCGCACTTTATATCCAACAAGTGAAAGATTTTTGACCGGCTCTGAAGCTTTCCAAAAGTTTTtgcaaaacaacaaaaacataGTTCCATCTAGATCACCCGCTCCTCCTTTTCTTTGTGGATGA
- the LOC135071615 gene encoding intraflagellar transport protein 70A isoform X2 produces the protein MHPDVPEYKLYFAQALYEASMFDESYKVTMQINAPELERKVIKLQSAIKYGEDDTISAKGLVESYPQEDPDKDINLGCLLFKENQYEEALQKFSRSLNVLGFNAHLHYNVALCYFRLKEYPQALKHITLVIERGIRDHPELAVGMQAETSEVKSVGNTLTLHETALTEVFNLKAAIEYQLKNIESAREALSDMPPRHEHELDAVTLHNLALTSIDIKPTDGFEKLHFLLQQDPFPPETFANLLLLYCKFEYFDLAADVLAENAQFTYKYLTPYLYDFLDAIITSQTSPEEAFQKYEDIASKHAEQLRKLTKVVQESRAQGDNDQVKKAVVEYEEALERYIPVVMAQAKIYWDMENYGQVEKIFRKSVEFCNESDVWRLNVAHVLFMQENKYKEAASFYEPIVKKQYDNILDISAVVLANLCVSYIMTSQNEEAEDIMRKIEKEEEQQIFEDPQKKFYHLCIVNLVIGTLYCAKGNYEFGISRVIKSLEPFNKRLGTDTWFYAKRCFLSFLENLAKHLIVVKDNTIKECLQFLEGCETYGRRVSTVIESPFQEEDANTKAKQTVTYEARLLRYMFFKLKNIDDSVTINKYEDLK, from the coding sequence TGCTAAAGGACTTGTAGAATCATACCCTCAAGAAGACCCTGACAAAGATATAAACCTGGGATGTCTCCTATTCAAAGAGAATCAGTATGAAGAAGCACTGCAGAAATTTTCTAGAAGTCTCAATGTTTTGGGATTCAATGCGCACTTACATTACAATGTAGCTTTATGTTACTTTAGATTGAAAGAATATCCACAAGCCCTAAAACATATCACTCTTGTTATCGAAAGAGGTATTCGAGATCACCCAGAATTGGCTGTCGGTATGCAAGCTGAAACATCTGAAGTAAAATCTGTCGGTAACACATTGACTCTACACGAGACAGCGCTGACTGAAGTATTCAATTTAAAAGCTGCTATCGAATATCAGTTGAAAAATATCGAGTCTGCAAGAGAAGCACTAAGCGACATGCCACCAAGACATGAACACGAACTTGATGCAGTAACATTGCACAATTTAGCACTCACTTCAATCGACATAAAGCCAACCGACGGCTTTGAAAAACTTCATTTTTTGCTACAACAAGATCCTTTTCCACCAGAAACCTTTGCTAACTTACTGCTTCTTTATTGcaaatttgaatattttgatttagCAGCAGACGTGTTAGCTGAAAACGCTCAGTTTACATACAAATATTTAACCCCGTATTTATACGACTTCTTAGATGCTATAATCACAAGCCAAACTTCACCAGAGGAAGCATTTCAAAAGTACGAAGACATTGCTTCGAAACATGCTGAGCAATTACGAAAGCTTACAAAAGTAGTCCAAGAAAGTCGCGCTCAAGGTGATAATGACCAAGTTAAAAAAGCCGTTGTAGAATACGAAGAAGCTTTGGAAAGATACATACCGGTAGTTATGGCACAAGCGAAGATTTATTGGGATATGGAGAACTATGGACAAGTTGAGAAGATATTCCGGAAATCTGTGGAATTCTGCAACGAATCTGATGTCTGGCGTCTGAATGTAGCCCACGTATTGTTTATGcaagaaaataaatacaagGAAGCTGCTAGCTTTTACGAGCCAATAGTAAAAAAGCAGTATGACAATATTTTAGACATAAGTGCTGTCGTATTAGCTAATTTGTGCGTATCGTATATAATGACCTCCCAAAACGAAGAAGCAGAAGATATAATGCGAAAAATAGAAAAAGAGGAAGAACAACAAATTTTCGAGGATCCGCAGAAGAAATTCTATCACTTGTGCATCGTCAACTTGGTGATCGGAACATTGTATTGTGCAAAAGGTAACTACGAATTTGGTATTTCTAGAGTAATCAAATCGTTGGAGCCCTTCAACAAACGTCTAGGTACTGACACTTGGTTCTACGCAAAACGATGTTTTCTGTCGTTTCTAGAGAACTTGGCTAAGCACTTGATAGTCGTTAAAGATAACACTATTAAAGAATGCTTGCAATTTCTCGAAGGATGTGAGACATATGGCAGACGAGTGAGCACTGTTATCGAGAGCCCCTTTCAAGAGGAAGATGCAAACACGAAAGCCAAACAGACTGTCACCTATGAAGCTCGTTTACTTCGATATATGTTTTTTAAGCTTAAGAATATTGATGATTCTGTAACAATTAACAAATATGAAGACTTGAAATAA